Below is a genomic region from Halobacterium sp. CBA1132.
CGTAGGCTGCGTGGTCCAACTCTGATTCGTCGTCGTGGTTTGCTGTCAACGTCATCAGCACCGGATGCGTACCCGTTGATGCCCAAGCAATAATAGGAAATTTACCATCCGATTACCAACTTTGTAGTGTGCGAGGAGACGAATGGTTAAGTACGAGCCAGCCAGTAATTCGCTGCAATGAGTGAGGACCTGACGTACGTCGACCTCTTTGCGGGTGCGGGAGGGCTCTCTGTCGGTCTCGAGAACGCAGGCTTCACGCTCAAGCACGCCGTCGAAGTCGACGAAGACGCGCGTGCCTCCTTCGCCAACAACCGGGACGGTTGGGAACCAGCGGACATCTCTGAAGACATTCGCGACATCGAACAGGAGGAAATCGCGGGGCTCGTCGGAGACGAATCTGTCGACCTCGTCGCAGGCGGTCCTCCGTGCCAGGGTTTCTCCGAAGTCGTAAGCCCGGACGGGTCCGACGAACGCAACCACCTCTTCACGAACTTCATCGAGTGGGTGAACGAACTCCGTCCACAGGCCGCGCTCTTTGAGAACGTCCGCGGGATGCAGAACACGGCGGGTGGCAAGTTTCTCGAGGCGGTGGAGAAGTCCTTCGACAAGATGGGGTACGAGGTGACCTACCGTGTCGTCACGTCCTCCGACTTCGGCGTCCCCCAGCATCGTCGGCGTCTCGTCGTCCTCGCGTTCAAGGATGGGCAGCCGGACTATCCGCTGGAAGGATTCGACCTCGACCCGGTCGAGACTCCGGGCGTCATCGACGGTATTGGCGACCTACCCGAAGTCGGACCCGGCGAAGAGGTCGAAGAATACGACCGGGAGCCCCAGACGGTTCTCCAGCGAGACCTACGTGGCGACAACGACCAGCTTACTTCGCACCAGGCAGCGAACCACACCGACGACATGGTCGAGATGATTTCGCACATCCCGGACGGTGGAGACCGGACCGCGATTCCGGACGAACTCCAACCGTCGTCGGGTTACCACAACTCGTACTCGCGCCTACAGTCGGACGCACCCGCGGTCGCGATTACCTCGAACATGTCGAAGCCGTCGAGCGCCCGCTGCATTCACCCGTTCCAAGACCGAGGGCTGACGCCTCGAGAAGGAGCGCGCCTCCAGACGTTCCCGGACACGTACCGTTTCGAGGGCGGGCTGGTGTCTCGCCGTCAGCAAATCGGGAATGCCGTTCCTCCTTACCTCGGTGAAGCGCTCGGTTACTACCTCAAAGAGTCTGTTTACGACGTGGAGTTCTCGGAAGCCGACCGTGAACGAATCTACACACTCCGATGTGGATCACTCACACCCGAGGAGTTCGAAGAGACGCGACCGAAACTGGAAGGTTTTGCACAGCAGGCAACGTTCGACGTAGCGGACTGAGAACCGGGCTGGAGTCTGGCCTTGACGCGACTCACGAGGATGCTAGCCATCTCGTCGATTAGCGGTAAGACAGACTTCGACGACGAGGGGCGTCCCGTAGGTTAGGCGCTCGAACGTCACGCCGCCCACCTCTGTGAGTTGGCTCGGCTAACGCCTTGACGGCGTGGACCCTCGTCACGTGACGGGCTGGGATACGATTGAGATGCCGAATTGGCGAATGGTGATTCGCTCGATTTCTGGAGGAAGAAGTAGCTACGGGGAGAAATAGGGTGGGGCACAAAACGGGTGGTCGCTGTATGGGCGCTGCAGGATTGTGAACCGGAGCCAGACGGTCACCTCGCTTCGCTCGGCGCTGCGACTGACAGGGTTCAAATCCTCGGCCCAGGTTTAGCTCGCCACCTCCGTTCCTCGCAAAATCATGGGCGCTGCAGGATTTGAACCCGCGGCGTCTTGGTCCGAAGCCAAGTGCTCTGTCCAAGCTGAGCTAAGCGCCCGGCACGCGAACGTAGACGGAGGTCGGTTTTAAACCCCGTGATTCGGAGCGGGCGGTATCGCCTCCTTTATTCGGGGTGGTCCGCGTAGGCGTGGGCATGAGTGTGGCGGGGACGGTACGGGGGCTGGTGGAGCTCACCCGGCCGGTGAATACGGTGGCGGCGGGCGCGTTGACGTTCATCGGGGCGTTCGTCGCCGGCGGGGCGTTCGCGGAGCCGGCGGCGACGGCAGCGGCGGTGGGGGCGACGTGGTTCGCGACGGCAGCGGGGATGGCGATAAACGACTACTTCGACCGGGACGTCGACCGCATCAACAATCCGGAGCGCGCGATTCCGCGCGGCGCCGTCTCGGAGCGCGGCGCGCTGGCGTTCAGCGTGGCGTTGTTCGCGGGCGCGGTGGTGCTCTCGGTGCTGTTGCCGCCGCTGGCGTTGGGCATCGCGGCGGTGAATCTCGCGGGGTTGGTGACGTACACGGAGTTCTTCAAGGGCTTGCCTGGCGCGGGGAACGCGCTGGTGGCGTACCTCGTGGGGAGCACGTTCCTGTTCGGTGCGGCGGCTGTCGGCGACCCGCTGGCGGGTGGCGTGCTCGCGGTGCTGGCGGCGCTGTCGACGTTCACTCGCGAGGTCATCAAGGACGTCGAAGACGTGACTGGGGACCGCGAGGAGGGGTTGCGGACGCTCCCAATCGTCGTCGGGGAGCGGCGCGCGCTCGTCCTCGGTGCGGCACTCTTGGTCGTCGCGGTGCTGGCGAGCCCGGTGCCGTACGTGGCGGGGACGTTCGGCGTCTGGTATCTGGTCGTTGTGGTGCCGGCGGACACGGTGATGCTGGCGGCGGCGTACCGGAGCTTCGACGACCCGGAGGCGGGCCAGCAACTGCTCAAGGCGGGGACGTTCGTCGCTGCTGTGGCGTTCGTCGTCGGTCGGTTGGCCGGGCCGTGAGAGGGCCAATCAAAAGGAATTTAAGCGAATCAGCATATCTTTCGGGCAGATGAAAACGGGGGAGTCCGACTCGTCGACACGCCACTCCCCGGTCGCAGTCGGTACGCGAGGGGGAGCATAATGTACGAGCTTGGCGCGGCCTTCTCGGACGTGGACGTCGACCCGGGGACGAACATCCTCGTAGAGGGGCCGCCGATGAGCGGGAAGCGAGACCTCGGGTTCGACGTGCTCGCGACCGGCGCTCGCGGAGGAGAGGGGTCTATCGTCGTCTCGACGAAGGACAGCGCCGAGCGCGTCATCGAGGATTTCGCCGAGCACGTCGG
It encodes:
- a CDS encoding DNA cytosine methyltransferase; translated protein: MSEDLTYVDLFAGAGGLSVGLENAGFTLKHAVEVDEDARASFANNRDGWEPADISEDIRDIEQEEIAGLVGDESVDLVAGGPPCQGFSEVVSPDGSDERNHLFTNFIEWVNELRPQAALFENVRGMQNTAGGKFLEAVEKSFDKMGYEVTYRVVTSSDFGVPQHRRRLVVLAFKDGQPDYPLEGFDLDPVETPGVIDGIGDLPEVGPGEEVEEYDREPQTVLQRDLRGDNDQLTSHQAANHTDDMVEMISHIPDGGDRTAIPDELQPSSGYHNSYSRLQSDAPAVAITSNMSKPSSARCIHPFQDRGLTPREGARLQTFPDTYRFEGGLVSRRQQIGNAVPPYLGEALGYYLKESVYDVEFSEADRERIYTLRCGSLTPEEFEETRPKLEGFAQQATFDVAD
- a CDS encoding geranylgeranylglycerol-phosphate geranylgeranyltransferase is translated as MSVAGTVRGLVELTRPVNTVAAGALTFIGAFVAGGAFAEPAATAAAVGATWFATAAGMAINDYFDRDVDRINNPERAIPRGAVSERGALAFSVALFAGAVVLSVLLPPLALGIAAVNLAGLVTYTEFFKGLPGAGNALVAYLVGSTFLFGAAAVGDPLAGGVLAVLAALSTFTREVIKDVEDVTGDREEGLRTLPIVVGERRALVLGAALLVVAVLASPVPYVAGTFGVWYLVVVVPADTVMLAAAYRSFDDPEAGQQLLKAGTFVAAVAFVVGRLAGP